ATCGGGTCAGAGAGTTTGAGCATCAATTCTGGTTTGCCTTGAACAAGAATCACGGGTAAGTTACGGATCAATTCAGGATTTTTCTCAAGTAATTTATTGATTTCACTGCTGTATGCTGCATATAATGCAAGAGCGCCAAGAGCTGCCGAACCAATGGCATAACCTTTTGTAACGGCTTTTGTTGTGTTACCGACTGCATCGAGAGGGTCTGTGATATCCCTCACTTCTTTTGAAAGCTCGGCCATCTCTGCTATTCCACCTGCGTTGTCCGTGATCGGACCGTAAGAGTCAATTGAAATTATAATACCTGTAACCGAAAGCATCGCTGCTGCAGCTATCGCAATTCCGTATAGGCCCATAACCGGATTGGAATTTCCGCCCATAACAAAAAATGAGATCAATATGCCGGAGGAAATTACTATCACCGGTAAGGCTGTGCTTTGAAGCCCGACAGCAAGTCCTGTTATGACATTCGTTCCCGGCCCGGTCACTGAAGCATTGGCAATATCCTTCACCGGTTTATGGGTCGTAGCTGTGTAGTACTCTGTTATTATTATCATTGCCGCCGTGACGCCAAGGCCGACAAGCGCGCTTATGAAGAGTCGTATATCTCCGTTCATTATCTGCTGGGTAATTATATAAAATAGAACCAAGGAAATTATTCCTGCCACGATTGCCCCGTTATACATGGCTCCCATAATGTTGCCCGATTTCCCGAGTTTCACAAAGAATATACCGATTATTGAAGCGATTATGGCTGCTGCCCCAAGCATAAGAGGATAGATGACAGCGTTTGGATATGTGTTTATGACTGTTACCCCGATTAGCATTGCGCCAAGAGCTGTTACTGCATAGGTCTCGAAAAGGTCGGCCGCCATTCCTGCGCAGTCGCCCACATTATCACCCACGTTATCCGCAATGACACCCGGATTGCGCGGGTCGTCCTCAGGTATCCCGGCTTCCACTTTTCCTACAAGGTCAGTGCCAACGTCTGCGGCTTTTGTGTATATCCCGCCTCCGATCCTGGCAAAAAGGCTAATGAGAGAAGCGCCAAACCCGAACCCAACAATTTTATCAACCGCATCGATATTTCCACCGAAAGCGATATACAATCCACTCACGCCCAAGAGCGCGAGACTTGCAACAGATATTCCTGTGACCGCGCCGCCTTTGAAAGCCACATCAAGAGCTTTCTTCATGCCATCCTTTGCAGCATTGGCGCAGCGCACGTTGCTTCGAACGGATATGTTCATGCCCAGATATCCGGCAGCGGCAGACATAACTGCACCAAGAACAAATCCCACAGCGGTCTCTTTATTAATGACGATCGCGATCAAAATAGCAAGAAATACTGCAATAACTGCAACTGTTCTATACTGCCTGTTCAAATAAGCCATAGCACCTTCCTGGATAGCTGATGCGATGGCTTTCATCCTGTCGCTCCCGGCATCGAGTTTCAGTATATATAAAACTAGATAAACCGCGAATATCAATCCAATAATGGCCGCGAGCGGGGCCGAATACAATAACGGATCCATAATTTCCTCCTTTAATTATTTCCGCCAACTAGGTCTTAACTGTATATATTATTTACCTTGGAAATTGATTTCTGCAAGAAAAATCAGTCAGGAAGAAAATCTCACAGATATGGTCTTCTGAGGCGGTCTTTATGCTCTGTGTATTTTTTCCGGAATACCGGGTCATCCATCATCTTATGGACCTGGCACTTGAGTTTGTGCTCAAGCGCTGCCTGGTTGCCCGATAGATAATCCTTGCATAACATATTTGAGGAATCAGAGGAAAAGGTCTGCACTCCTGCCATCATGATAGAGAGTTTTCTATTCTGCGGGGTCATTATCCCGAATGGCACTGGCGAACCAGTTCTCATTATTTTCTCGATGTCATCATCCGGGCGTGATAATCTCGTACCAACGGCTACCATCTCACCCATCCCGACTTCTTCAGATTTTATCTGCCACAGTTTTTTATCGCCAGCTATGAAAGTATCATAACATTCGCGCTTTGCGCCCTGAAGTACCTTCCAGCTTGACCTGTCTTTGCTTTTGTCGTATGATTCTTTCAGATCAGCCATGAGGGTGCTGATACTCTTAATTGCCATTATGCGAACATTCCTTTTGGAGGCTCTGATTTCTTTCCTATCGCTTCCACCAATGCCTCATCGAAATGAGACCGGGTTACTTTGCCGCCGGAGAGTATTGATTTATGGAGGGCATTCTTGAGTAATTTTTCTACAAGGTCGCGTCCGGAGAATCCTGGTGTCTGCCTGGCTATGGCTTCAAGGTTGACATCCTTTGCAAGTTTCTTCGGGAATGTGCGTGAATTGACCTTCAATATCTCGAGGCGCTCATTCAAACCCGGGAGAGTAAATTCGATCTCTTCCTCAAAACGGCTGCGCACCGCAGAATCCAGTGACTGGATCATATTTGTTGCA
The genomic region above belongs to Candidatus Methanoperedens sp. and contains:
- a CDS encoding sodium-translocating pyrophosphatase, translated to MDPLLYSAPLAAIIGLIFAVYLVLYILKLDAGSDRMKAIASAIQEGAMAYLNRQYRTVAVIAVFLAILIAIVINKETAVGFVLGAVMSAAAGYLGMNISVRSNVRCANAAKDGMKKALDVAFKGGAVTGISVASLALLGVSGLYIAFGGNIDAVDKIVGFGFGASLISLFARIGGGIYTKAADVGTDLVGKVEAGIPEDDPRNPGVIADNVGDNVGDCAGMAADLFETYAVTALGAMLIGVTVINTYPNAVIYPLMLGAAAIIASIIGIFFVKLGKSGNIMGAMYNGAIVAGIISLVLFYIITQQIMNGDIRLFISALVGLGVTAAMIIITEYYTATTHKPVKDIANASVTGPGTNVITGLAVGLQSTALPVIVISSGILISFFVMGGNSNPVMGLYGIAIAAAAMLSVTGIIISIDSYGPITDNAGGIAEMAELSKEVRDITDPLDAVGNTTKAVTKGYAIGSAALGALALYAAYSSEINKLLEKNPELIRNLPVILVQGKPELMLKLSDPMVLVGLLIGGMIPFLFASFLMGAVGRAATTIVTEIRRQFREIAGIMEGTAKPDYGRCVDIVTIAAQKEMIIPGLLAVLSPLIVGFIFGPVALGGLLIGVIISGLLLALMMTTGGAAWDNAKKYIESGNLGGKRLPDGSKNPTHAAAVVGDTVGDPTKDTAGPAINPLIKVMNIVAILFGALILKYSLMG